A window from Vulpes lagopus strain Blue_001 chromosome 23, ASM1834538v1, whole genome shotgun sequence encodes these proteins:
- the LOC121481033 gene encoding translation initiation factor IF-2-like, whose protein sequence is MVIAGVEAAAPPPAPAVEKYRGAEVPAPSPRPQAGSGPSRPAPLAPSRPARAPPPSSARGGCGPPPRNSTAAVPAQRGGPGGGADRDPEAPGPLRGSPAPRARGNPDPAGGWAGGKGGRPAGGAREAAGPAGRGRAEREPARGRRAGRSPRRADPLAPQTDRGGAAPALPAQPAPAAPDRPGVGTQRPPASGAPPPSRPLELLGDSGDTQTRAPTPISAARQTPSCVRPHSPPRMPACKRDRTHRHTHTLLPAAPGA, encoded by the exons CTGGTGTGGaggcggcggccccgcccccggccccagcGGTGGAAAAGTACCGGGGCGCCGAGgtccccgccccctcgccccgcccccaggccggCTCCGGCCCCTCCCGGCCCGCCCCGCTAGCCCCCTCCCGGCCCGCGCGGGCCCCGCCGCCTTCCAGCGCCCGCGGCGGCTGCGGG CCGCCCCCAAGGAACTCCACGGCCGCAGTCCCTGCCCAAcgcgggggcccgggggggggcgCGGACAGAGATCCCGAGGCGCCGGGACCCCTGCGCGGCTCCCCGGCACCGCGGGCGCGCGGGAACCCGGACCCGGCGGGCGGGTGGGCGGGCGGGAAGGGAGGCAGGCCGGCCGGAGGGGCCAGAGAGgcggcggggcctgcggggcgcgGACGGGCGGAGCGGGAGCCCGCACGGGGGCGCAGAGCCGGCCGCAGCCCCCGGCGCGCAGACCCGCTGGCGCCCCAGACGGACCGCGGCGGCGCGGCTCCCGCGCTGCCCGCAcagcccgcgcccgccgcccccgacCGCCCCGGCGTCGGCACGCAGCGCCCCCCCGCTTCGGGAGCGCCCCCCCCGTCTCGCCCGCTGGAGCTCCTTGGTGACAGCGGTGACACCCAGACGCGCGCACCTACCCCGATCTCTGCGGCGAGACAGACACCCTCGTGCGTGCGCCCACACTCTCCCCCGCGGATGCCCGCGTGCAAGCGCGatcgcacacacagacacacgcacacactgcTGCCCGCTGCTCCCGGGGCTTAG